The region ACGCTGGAGCAGCCCTGGATGATCGCCGGCAACCTCGGCGCGGAGGTGCACGAGACGCACACCGGGCTGGTGGCCCTGCTCGGCGCCAGGGCCTACAAGGCGAAGAAAGCGGTGGTCACCGACTTCCTCGACTTCAGCACCGTGGATCGGCGGGAGGCGGCGTGCCGCCGGGAAGTGGAACTCAACCGCAGGCTGGCGCCCGACAGTTACCTCGGGATCGGGCGTTTCCGGGCACCCGACGGTGCCGACGAGCCCGTCATCGTGATGCGCCGGTATCCGGACTCCGCCCGGCTGGCCGCACTCGTGCGCGCAGGAATGGACGTCCGCGATCACCTGACCGCGATCGCCACCGTACTGGCGCGGTTCCACCGTGACGCGGCGCGGGGCCCGGCGATCGACCACGAGGCCTCCCACGGCGCCGTCGCCGAGCGGTGGCAGGAGAATCTCGGGGAACTGCAGCAGCACGCGGGCACCGTGGTCTCCGCGGCCCGGCTCGCCGAGGTCACCCGGCTGGCCCGGCTGTTCCTGGCCGGCCGGCACGCCCTGTACGCGCAGCGCAGCACCGACGGCCGCGTCGTCGACGGGCACGGCGACCTGCTCGGCGAGGACATCTTCTGCACGGCCGAGGGCCCCGTCCTGCTGGACTGCTTGGAGTTCGACGATCGACTGCGGTACGTCGACGGGATCGACGACGCCGCCTTCCTCGCCATGGACCTCGAGTTCCTGGGCAGCAGAACCTCGGGAGACTTCTTCCTCGCGGAGTACCGCCGGCAGGCCGGCGACCCGGCGCCGCGGTCGCTGGCCGACTTCTGCATCGCCTACCGCGCAGTGGTGCGCGCCAAGGTCGACTGCGTGCGTGTCGGCCAGGGCCACGCCGACGCCGCCGGCGACGCGCAACGCCATCTCTCGATCGCCGAGCAGCACCTGCGGGCGGCGACGGTGCGGCTCGTGGTCGTCGGTGGCGGGCCCGGCACCGGTAAGACGACTCTGGCCCGCGCCCTGGCCGACAGGCTGGGCGCACAGGTGATCTCCACCGACGACGTACGCCGCGATCTGCAGGACTGCGGGGCGATCGGGGGCCCGATCGGCGACCTCGATGCCGGGCTGTACGCGCCGGAGAACGCGGGCACCGTCTACGCCGAGGTGCTCTCCCGCGCCCGCGCATCGCTGTCCGCGGGACGTTCGGTGATCCTCGACGGAACATGGCGCGACGCCGGTCGCCGGACGGCTGCGCGCCTGGTGGCCGCGGACACTTCGTGCCCGGTGATCGAGTTGCGATGCGTCCTGCCCGTCGAGGAAGCGGTGCGACGGGTGGCCGCCAGGGGGTCGTCGACCTCCGATGCGACACCGGCGATCGCGGCGAAACTCGCTGCGGAGGAGGCGGAGTGGCCGCAAGCCCGGCCGATCGGCACCGGCCGCCCGCTCGACGAGAACGTCGCCGAGGCGCTGCGGGAGTGTCTGGCCGCGCTGTGGCCGCCGAGCCGGCCCTAGCTGCGCACGACGACCGCTGGCGGCGAGGAGGATTCAGCGACAGCAGTGCTGACCGAGCCCAGCAGCATGCCGGTGAGTCCGCCGCGGCCGCGACTGCCGACGACGACGAGTTGGGCGTTCCGGGACTCGTCGATGAGCCAGCGTGCCGGACGGTCGCAGACGATCCGCCGCTTCACCGCCACGTCGGGGTACTGCTCCTGCCAGCCCGCGAGCCGCTCGGCGAGGATCTCGTGTCCCTGCTGTTCGTATTTGTGCCAATCCATCCCGAGGATCGGGAACACGCCGACGTCGCTCCAGGCGTGCAGCGCGACCAGGGGTACTCCGCGTCGGGACGCCTCGTCGAATGCGAAGGCGGTGGCGCCTTCGGATGCGGGGGAGCCGTCGATGCCGAGCAGGACGGGCAGTACGCGGCCGGACGCCCTGACCGCGTCCGCCTTGACGACGGCGACGGGGCATCGGGCGTGGTGGAGCAGGTTGCGGCTCACCGAGC is a window of Mycolicibacterium chubuense NBB4 DNA encoding:
- a CDS encoding AAA family ATPase produces the protein MIAGNLGAEVHETHTGLVALLGARAYKAKKAVVTDFLDFSTVDRREAACRREVELNRRLAPDSYLGIGRFRAPDGADEPVIVMRRYPDSARLAALVRAGMDVRDHLTAIATVLARFHRDAARGPAIDHEASHGAVAERWQENLGELQQHAGTVVSAARLAEVTRLARLFLAGRHALYAQRSTDGRVVDGHGDLLGEDIFCTAEGPVLLDCLEFDDRLRYVDGIDDAAFLAMDLEFLGSRTSGDFFLAEYRRQAGDPAPRSLADFCIAYRAVVRAKVDCVRVGQGHADAAGDAQRHLSIAEQHLRAATVRLVVVGGGPGTGKTTLARALADRLGAQVISTDDVRRDLQDCGAIGGPIGDLDAGLYAPENAGTVYAEVLSRARASLSAGRSVILDGTWRDAGRRTAARLVAADTSCPVIELRCVLPVEEAVRRVAARGSSTSDATPAIAAKLAAEEAEWPQARPIGTGRPLDENVAEALRECLAALWPPSRP
- a CDS encoding universal stress protein, whose translation is MDEPSSEYGILVGIDGSPESHAALRWAAQEARLRHSPVTLMHVVAPMVVTWPIESLEFSYADWQEDNARQVIESAQDIVRTALGDSPPPGVRVLLRHDGIVSQLTEASAKATMVAVGSRGLGPVGGAVLGSVSRNLLHHARCPVAVVKADAVRASGRVLPVLLGIDGSPASEGATAFAFDEASRRGVPLVALHAWSDVGVFPILGMDWHKYEQQGHEILAERLAGWQEQYPDVAVKRRIVCDRPARWLIDESRNAQLVVVGSRGRGGLTGMLLGSVSTAVAESSSPPAVVVRS